A genome region from Leptospiraceae bacterium includes the following:
- a CDS encoding DUF1564 family protein, translated as MITFLNKNLFRISKIKQIEKSTSTLLIPAHLVDGLKTKIKQNRNSLVVYFRYLLRTYRALSHSGMLPPPTRLKTEFQREGLNLKRFNFLVDNADWLELGELALAFGKSRCYLFTFLLELDLLGLWKILSEARLTKGVPRLSNLQLSVSWSLSRISQNFERIYYVRI; from the coding sequence ATGATAACCTTCCTTAATAAAAATCTTTTTCGGATTTCTAAAATCAAACAAATAGAAAAATCTACCTCGACCTTACTCATTCCCGCACACTTAGTCGATGGCCTGAAAACGAAAATCAAACAAAATCGAAATAGTCTTGTGGTTTACTTTCGTTACCTGCTTCGTACCTACCGTGCTCTTTCCCACTCAGGTATGCTCCCTCCTCCTACCCGCTTGAAAACTGAATTCCAAAGAGAAGGCTTGAACCTGAAACGTTTTAATTTTCTCGTAGATAACGCCGATTGGCTCGAACTTGGGGAACTGGCTCTCGCTTTTGGGAAATCTCGCTGTTATTTGTTTACCTTTTTACTAGAGCTAGACCTTTTAGGTCTATGGAAAATCTTATCCGAGGCACGCTTGACCAAAGGAGTTCCTAGGCTCTCTAACCTACAACTTTCAGTTTCTTGGTCGCTCAGCAGGATTTCCCAGAACTTCGAACGAATTTATTACGTCAGAATCTAA
- the htpG gene encoding molecular chaperone HtpG, producing MSESGKISVQTENIFPIIKKWLYSEKDIFLRELVSNATDAISKLKKIALTEEFEGGTDYKIAVTFDKEARTLSIEDNGIGMSGEEIKKYINQIAFSGAEEFAKKYDSADNKAGIIGHFGLGFYSSFMVSTKVVIESKSYKKEEQGVKWESESGTDFQLSTIEREERGTKITLHLDPDSGEYLDKWKLKELIKKYCDFLQVPITVEAEDANKRKALWSESPSSLKKEDYVEFYNYLFPFSGEPHFWVHLNVDFPFRLQGILYFPKLKHELDVSKNGIKLYCNHVFVSDEANELVPQFLTVLKGTIDIPDLPLNVSRSYLQTDPLVKKISAHIIKKIADRLTEDFRKDRTNFESNWDEIALFVKYGIISDEKFYDSAKSCVLFKSSNGNYTTLEEYLERNKEKNENKVYYAPEVEASSSIMELFKSSGLEAVLVDTRIDSHFIQYMEGKNPEVRFQRVDAEITDQLIDKSTTSEIVDENNKTETDRLQEFFKTALGREGLEIKVESLKSGDVPAVVILPEHMRRISEMNLGMNHDKGALLKMHTLLVNSNSKLVKNAFRLSEGANPDKAKLIAQHVYDLALISSKVMNEADMGNFLKRSSQILEDLTN from the coding sequence ATGAGTGAGTCAGGTAAAATATCAGTTCAAACGGAGAATATTTTTCCCATCATAAAGAAGTGGCTTTATTCTGAGAAAGATATTTTCCTCAGAGAGCTAGTTTCTAATGCGACAGACGCGATATCTAAACTTAAAAAGATCGCGTTAACAGAAGAGTTCGAGGGTGGCACCGATTATAAAATCGCAGTGACCTTTGATAAAGAAGCTCGTACACTTTCTATTGAGGACAATGGAATTGGAATGAGCGGAGAAGAAATTAAAAAATACATCAACCAAATCGCATTTAGTGGTGCGGAAGAATTTGCGAAGAAGTATGATTCTGCGGATAACAAAGCAGGGATTATTGGACATTTTGGTCTTGGATTTTATTCTTCCTTTATGGTTTCCACAAAGGTAGTAATCGAATCCAAGTCATACAAGAAAGAGGAACAAGGTGTTAAGTGGGAAAGTGAATCAGGAACAGACTTCCAACTTTCTACTATTGAAAGAGAAGAGCGGGGAACAAAGATTACCCTCCACTTGGATCCAGATTCCGGCGAATACTTAGACAAATGGAAACTTAAAGAATTAATCAAAAAATACTGCGATTTCCTTCAAGTCCCAATTACGGTTGAAGCAGAAGATGCAAATAAACGAAAAGCTCTTTGGTCGGAATCACCTTCTTCTTTGAAAAAGGAAGATTATGTAGAGTTTTACAATTACCTATTTCCGTTTTCCGGTGAGCCTCATTTTTGGGTGCATTTAAACGTAGATTTCCCTTTCCGTTTACAAGGGATTTTGTATTTCCCAAAACTCAAACATGAACTTGACGTATCTAAAAATGGAATCAAACTCTATTGTAATCACGTATTTGTGAGCGATGAGGCAAATGAACTTGTTCCACAATTCCTAACTGTATTAAAAGGAACCATTGATATTCCTGATCTTCCGCTTAACGTATCAAGGTCTTACTTACAAACAGATCCTCTAGTAAAAAAAATCTCTGCACATATCATCAAAAAAATTGCAGACCGACTAACAGAGGATTTCCGCAAAGACAGAACAAATTTCGAAAGTAACTGGGATGAAATTGCCTTGTTCGTGAAGTATGGAATTATCAGCGACGAAAAATTCTACGATTCAGCAAAATCTTGCGTACTTTTCAAATCGTCTAACGGTAATTACACTACGCTAGAAGAATACCTAGAACGTAACAAAGAAAAAAACGAGAATAAAGTTTATTATGCGCCAGAAGTAGAAGCATCTTCTTCTATCATGGAACTTTTTAAGTCAAGTGGACTCGAAGCAGTTCTTGTGGATACTCGTATTGATTCTCATTTCATCCAATACATGGAAGGAAAAAATCCAGAAGTTCGTTTCCAACGTGTGGATGCAGAGATTACAGACCAACTCATCGACAAATCAACTACAAGTGAAATTGTAGACGAGAACAACAAAACCGAAACAGATAGACTCCAAGAATTTTTCAAAACTGCACTCGGAAGAGAAGGGCTTGAAATCAAAGTAGAATCCCTCAAATCAGGTGACGTTCCTGCTGTTGTGATTTTACCAGAGCATATGCGTCGAATTTCGGAAATGAATCTCGGGATGAACCACGATAAAGGGGCACTTCTTAAAATGCACACCCTTTTGGTAAATTCTAACTCTAAGCTTGTGAAAAATGCGTTCCGTCTAAGCGAAGGGGCTAATCCCGATAAGGCGAAACTCATTGCACAACATGTTTACGACTTAGCTTTGATTTCTTCTAAGGTAATGAACGAAGCGGATATGGGTAACTTCCTCAAACGCTCTAGTCAAATTCTAGAAGATTTGACGAATTAG